From the Chloroflexota bacterium genome, one window contains:
- a CDS encoding mannosyltransferase family protein, with translation MVFAAGIFAVLQFGRGDSSGSFDPARVTAPFSALGNLLVSPLARWDSVWYLAIAGQGYGHSAQRTAFYPLYPLLMRIFGTLFRSDLIGGVVVSLACFGIGLVLLHRLVTLELGEGNANVCVMLIAFSPMAFFFSAVYTESLFLALSVGCIYLARRGRWWAAGLLGGLAAASRNTGVLLAVPLLLLYLYGPRDDALPVGEGDVRLIPVGEGGVRLIPVGEGGVRFGTGVLRAGGGFYPRALAPLSRLRPRYAVRPSLLWIGLVPAGLGVYVAWLALTSGNGLAPFGVEHLWYRQLAWPWGGIWQGTVAAWDGLRQLLHGAAPPTYFPKAAGNPMSVAGQNLMLFAFLILGVIGCVGVFRKLPFAYGAYVVVALGAALSYPVIPQPLASLPRYELVLFPLFMWGATWVRRRRIALQTIAISAVLLGLFTAEFATWRFVA, from the coding sequence GTGGTATTCGCGGCGGGCATCTTCGCGGTCCTGCAATTCGGACGCGGCGACTCCAGTGGCTCCTTCGATCCCGCACGGGTCACCGCGCCCTTCTCAGCGCTGGGGAACCTGCTCGTGTCTCCGCTCGCCCGCTGGGACTCGGTGTGGTATCTGGCGATCGCGGGCCAGGGCTATGGGCACTCGGCGCAGCGGACCGCCTTCTATCCGCTCTACCCGCTGCTGATGCGGATCTTCGGGACCCTGTTTCGGTCCGATCTGATCGGCGGCGTGGTGGTCTCGCTCGCGTGCTTCGGCATCGGGTTGGTCCTGCTTCACCGGCTCGTGACGCTCGAGCTGGGAGAAGGCAACGCCAACGTCTGCGTGATGCTGATCGCGTTCTCGCCGATGGCGTTCTTCTTCTCCGCCGTCTATACCGAGTCGCTGTTTCTGGCCCTCTCCGTCGGGTGCATCTACCTGGCCCGCCGAGGACGGTGGTGGGCCGCCGGACTGCTGGGCGGCCTCGCAGCGGCTTCTCGTAACACGGGCGTGCTGTTGGCGGTCCCGCTGCTGCTGCTGTACCTCTATGGCCCGCGCGACGACGCCCTTCCCGTTGGTGAGGGAGACGTGCGCCTGATCCCCGTTGGTGAGGGAGGCGTGCGCTTGATCCCCGTCGGTGAGGGAGGCGTGCGCTTCGGTACAGGAGTCCTGCGCGCGGGTGGAGGGTTCTATCCGCGCGCGCTCGCGCCCCTTTCCCGGCTGCGTCCCCGCTACGCCGTGCGGCCGTCTTTGTTGTGGATCGGGCTCGTGCCCGCGGGCCTTGGCGTTTACGTTGCCTGGCTCGCCCTCACATCCGGCAACGGCCTCGCGCCTTTCGGCGTCGAGCACCTCTGGTATCGGCAATTGGCCTGGCCCTGGGGTGGTATCTGGCAGGGAACGGTCGCGGCCTGGGATGGACTTCGACAGCTCCTGCATGGCGCTGCTCCGCCCACTTACTTCCCCAAGGCGGCCGGCAACCCGATGAGCGTGGCGGGCCAGAACCTGATGCTGTTCGCGTTCTTGATACTGGGCGTGATCGGGTGCGTCGGTGTGTTCAGGAAGCTGCCGTTCGCCTACGGGGCATACGTGGTGGTGGCGCTCGGAGCGGCCCTTTCCTACCCGGTCATACCCCAGCCGCTGGCGTCGCTACCCCGGTACGAACTGGTGCTGTTCCCACTGTTCATGTGGGGGGCGACATGGGTGCGCAGGCGCAGGATCGCGCTGCAGACGATCGCGATCAGCGCGGTGCTGCTCGGGCTGTTCACGGCCGAGTTCGCGACGTGGCGATTCGTGGCTTGA